A single region of the Microlunatus panaciterrae genome encodes:
- a CDS encoding ROK family transcriptional regulator, producing MVGALREDWEPLDGSALAVALAVLRSGPIARAELARKLDLSSGSLTRLTRPLIAQGLLVERAPQLFARTGRPSLPLDVVAESASFIGVKITDDTVYAVVTDLRGDLIDRVEAPLVQTDPQSTVEIISGLAEDLRGRYDRVAGIGIGLAGVIEQRRLVLRAPILGWEHFPLADAVTARTGLTCTVENDVKAFTQAEHWFGAGRGLTSFVVLTVGAGIGCGLVVHDQIVRGHHGVAGAVGHLPLRTEGARCELGHVGCARAVLTSGSISRQLTSRRRRSTTFDQALELYRAGNPFAVELLDEAAYRLGILAGTVANVIGPERMLLSGEGIGFALLAPDTVRRGLREVAHWSLGELDLVVEPLEFFEWARGGAAIAILTHVIRHQGHN from the coding sequence ATGGTCGGGGCGCTGCGTGAGGACTGGGAGCCGTTGGACGGCAGCGCCCTGGCTGTCGCCCTGGCGGTGCTGCGCAGCGGCCCGATCGCCCGAGCGGAGCTGGCCCGCAAGTTGGACCTGTCCAGTGGCAGCCTGACCAGGTTGACCCGGCCGTTGATCGCGCAGGGCCTGCTGGTCGAGCGGGCGCCCCAGTTGTTCGCCCGCACCGGACGGCCGTCGCTGCCGCTGGACGTGGTCGCCGAGTCGGCCAGCTTCATCGGTGTCAAGATCACCGATGACACCGTCTATGCGGTGGTGACCGACCTGCGCGGAGACCTGATCGACCGGGTGGAGGCACCACTGGTGCAGACCGATCCGCAGTCCACCGTGGAGATCATCTCCGGGCTGGCCGAGGACCTGCGCGGCCGCTACGACCGGGTGGCCGGGATCGGCATCGGCCTGGCCGGTGTGATCGAGCAGCGGCGGCTGGTGCTCCGGGCGCCCATCCTCGGCTGGGAGCATTTCCCGCTCGCGGACGCCGTGACGGCACGGACCGGATTGACCTGCACCGTCGAGAATGACGTGAAGGCGTTCACCCAGGCCGAGCACTGGTTCGGGGCGGGACGGGGACTGACGTCCTTCGTGGTCCTCACCGTGGGCGCCGGCATCGGCTGCGGGCTCGTCGTCCACGACCAGATCGTGCGGGGTCATCACGGGGTGGCGGGTGCGGTGGGGCATCTGCCGCTGAGGACCGAAGGGGCGCGGTGCGAGCTGGGCCATGTCGGCTGCGCCCGGGCGGTCCTGACGTCGGGCAGCATCTCTCGCCAGCTGACCTCCCGACGGCGCCGCAGTACGACGTTCGACCAGGCGCTGGAGCTGTACCGAGCCGGCAACCCGTTCGCAGTGGAGCTGCTGGACGAGGCCGCCTACCGGTTGGGCATCCTGGCCGGCACGGTGGCCAACGTGATCGGACCCGAGCGGATGCTGCTGTCCGGCGAAGGCATCGGGTTCGCCCTACTGGCCCCGGACACGGTCCGGCGGGGCCTCCGCGAGGTGGCGCACTGGAGCCTCGGCGAGCTGGACCTGGTGGTCGAACCCCTCGAGTTCTTCGAGTGGGCGCGTGGCGGCGCCGCGATCGCCATCCTGACCCATGTGATCAGGCATCAGGGCCACAACTGA